One window of the Populus trichocarpa isolate Nisqually-1 chromosome 9, P.trichocarpa_v4.1, whole genome shotgun sequence genome contains the following:
- the LOC7490014 gene encoding protein ANTAGONIST OF LIKE HETEROCHROMATIN PROTEIN 1-like: MDESFMLMLSNLLHLHNSLDSSTSFLPSPSSSSSASSPSSLLSSSPPTPLLFFTLASLLSYLASQKKPTSTKPPSSTSITTTNLESSSSFSVSAFRALSTEHIWSLEAPLRDSQWRSMYGLSYPVFTTVVDKLKPHITASNLSLPTDYAVSMVLSRLAHGFSAKTLASRYSLEPYLVSKITNMVTRLLATKLYPEFIKIPVSKRRLIETTQAFEELTSLPNMCGAIDGSPIKVKRADIGGNMYKCRYGYSSVLLQVVADHKKVFWDVCVKAPGGSDDASHLRGSVLYNRLVSGDVVWDKVINVRGHHVRPYIVGDWCYPLLSFLMTPFSPNGSGTPSQNLFDGMLMKGRSVVVDAIALLKGRWKILQDLNVGLDHAPQTIVACCVLHNLCQIAREPEPETWKDPDEGGVPARGLENEKSFHYFGDSLRQALADDLHQRLSSR, from the coding sequence ATGGATGAGTCCTTCATGTTAATGCTCTCGAACCTCCTCCACCTCCACAACTCCCTAGACTCGTCAACTTCCTTCCTCCCCTCCCCTTCTTCatcctcctccgcctcctccccTTCCTCCCTCCTCTCGTCCTCCCCTCCTACCCCTCTCCTCTTCTTCACCCTCGCTTCCCTCCTCTCTTACCTCGCCTCCCAAAAAAAACCCACCTCCACCAAACCCCCCTCTTCCACCTCTATCACCACTACAAACCTtgaatcctcctcctccttctccgTTTCCGCTTTCCGGGCACTCTCCACTGAACACATCTGGTCATTAGAAGCTCCTCTTCGTGACTCCCAATGGAGGTCAATGTACGGGTTATCCTATCCTGTTTTTACTACTGTTGTTGATAAATTAAAACCCCATATTACTGCTTCTAATCTTTCTTTACCCACTGATTATGCTGTTAGTATGGTTCTCTCTAGATTAGCACACGGGTTTTCTGCTAAAACACTTGCTTCGCGGTATTCTTTAGAGCCTTATTTAGTTTCTAAGATTACTAATATGGTTACAAGATTGTTGGCTACTAAGCTTTACCCTGAATTTATTAAGATTCCGGTTAGTAAACGGAGGTTGATTGAGACTACACAGGCATTTGAGGAGTTGACTTCTTTGCCTAATATGTGTGGAGCTATTGATGGGAGTCCAATTAAGGTGAAACGTGCGGATATTGGGGGTAATATGTATAAATGCCGATATGGGTACTCGTCGGTTTTATTGCAAGTTGTGGCTGATCATAAGAAGGTGTTTTGGGATGTGTGTGTGAAGGCGCCAGGTGGGAGTGATGATGCTAGTCATTTGAGGGGGAGTGTGTTGTATAATAGGCTTGTTTCGGGTGATGTTGTGTGGGATAAGGTGATTAATGTTAGGGGTCATCATGTTAGGCCATATATAGTTGGGGATTGGTGTTATCCCTTGCTGTCATTTCTTATGACACCCTTTTCACCGAATGGGTCTGGGACTCCTTCACAGAATTTGTTTGATGGGATGTTGATGAAAGGGAGGTCAGTAGTGGTGGATGCTATTGCATTGTTGAAGGGAAGGTGGAAGATTTTGCAGGATTTGAACGTGGGTCTTGATCATGCACCACAGACCATTGTTGCTTGCTGTGTTCTGCATAACTTGTGCCAAATTGCAAGGGAGCCAGAGCCAGAAACTTGGAAGGATCCAGATGAGGGTGGTGTTCCAGCAAGAGGGCTTGAGAACGAGAagtcttttcattattttggaGATAGCCTGAGGCAGGCGCTGGCTGATGATTTGCACCAGAGACTTTCTTCAAGATAG
- the LOC7490013 gene encoding pentatricopeptide repeat-containing protein At5g39710, with protein MSLPRLQIYRSLSTLSSPTDALLAEKALTLLKRYPYHLNSISSQITPELASYLLLQTQNDRTLTLKFINFAKPHQFFNPHCKCIALHILTKFKLYKTAQNLAQDLAENSVDEKAGNLEMGLRFFEEMERNRCLPNVVTYNTVIGAYCKLKRIDEAFKLLRSMGLEGLEPNLLTYNMVINGLCRVGRIEETSGVLAEMDRNGFAPDGVTYNTLVNGYCKVGNFHQALVLHSEMLRNGLPPDVVTYTSLINTMCKAGNLNRAMEFFDQMHVRGLRPNGVTYTSLINGFSQKGFMDEAYRIWDEMIRSGFPPTIVTYNALLNGHCVSGRMEEAIGLLRGMEGKGLSPDVVSYSTIIAGFCRYQELDRAFQMNAEMVEKGVSPDAITYSSLIQGLCEQRRLNEACDLFQEMLNKSLLPDEFTYTSLINGYCKEGDLNEALNLHDEMIKKGFLPDTVTYNVLINGLNKQARTREAKRLLLKLFYDESIPNGITYDTLIESCSDIEFKSVVALIKGFCMKGLMNEADQVFESMIKRNQKPNEAVYNVIIHGHCRDGNVHKAHKLYKEMVDFGFIPHTVTIIALVKALYSEGMDEQLNLVIRDILRSCKLSDAELSKALVQINHKEGNIDAVFNLLTEMAKDGFLPSGAAPANAGQ; from the exons ATGTCCCTACCCAGACTCCAAATCTACCGTTCTTTGTCTACTCTCTCTTCACCCACAGATGCCCTTTTAGCAGAAAAAGCCCTAACCCTCCTCAAACGCTATCCATACCACTTAAATTCGATATCTTCCCAAATAACCCCTGAATTAGCTTCATATTTGCTTCTCCAAACCCAAAATGATCGAACCCTGACCCTCAAATTCATTAACTTTGCTAAACCCCACCAATTCTTTAACCCCCACTGTAAATGCATTGCCCTTCACATTTTAACCAAATTCAAGCTCTATAAAACAGCCCAAAATCTAGCTCAGGACTTGGCTGAAAATTCTGTTGATGAGAAGG CGGGGAATTTGGAAATGGGGTTGAGGTTTTTTGAAGAAATGGAGAGAAATAGATGTTTGCCGAATGTGGTTACATATAATACTGTAATTGGTGCATATTGTAAGTTGAAGAGGATAGATGAGGCGTTTAAATTGTTGAGGTCGATGGGGTTGGAAGGTTTGGAGCCAAACTTGCTTACGTATAATATGGTGATTAATGGATTGTGCAGAGTAGGGAGGATAGAGGAGACAAGTGGGGTTCTTGCGGAGATGGATCGGAATGGTTTTGCTCCTGATGGGGTGACTTATAATACACTTGTAAATGGATATTGCAAAGTGGGTAATTTTCACCAAGCGCTTGTTTTGCATTCAGAGATGTTGAGGAATGGATTGCCCCCTGATGTTGTTACATATACTTCGTTGATTAATACAATGTGTAAGGCTGGGAATTTGAACCGAGCAATGGAGTTTTTTGATCAGATGCATGTTAGAGGTCTTCGTCCGAATGGAGTAACGTACACATCATTGATCAATGGGTTTTCACAAAAGGGATTCATGGATGAGGCTTACCGTATTTGGGATGAAATGATTAGAAGTGGTTTCCCGCCCACAATTGTAACTTATAATGCCCTTTTAAATGGACATTGTGTTTCAGGAAGGATGGAGGAGGCCATAGGATTGTTACGAGGTATGGAGGGTAAAGGTTTGTCCCCAGATGTTGTAAGTTACAGTACTATCATAGCTGGATTTTGTCGATACCAAGAGTTGGACAGGGCATTTCAAATGAATGCGGAGATGGTTGAGAAGGGTGTTTCACCTGATGCCATTACCTACTCATCGCTTATCCAAGGTCTCTGTGAGCAGAGAAGACTGAATGAAGCTTGTGATCTGTTCCAAGAGATGTTGAATAAGAGTCTGCTTCCTGATGAATTCACTTATACAAGCTTGATTAATGGTTATTGTAAAGAAGGAGATTTGAATGAGGCTCTTAATTTGCatgatgaaatgataaaaaagggCTTTCTACCGGATACAGTCACCTACAATGTGCTTATTAATGGACTAAACAAGCAAGCTCGAACAAGGGAGGCAAAGAGGCTCCTGCTTAAGTTGTTTTACGACGAGTCTATCCCAAATGGCATAACATATGATACACTGATAGAAAGTTGTAGTGATATTGAATTTAAGAGTGTCGTGGCTCTCATAAAGGGATTCTGTATGAAGGGTTTGATGAACGAAGCAGATCAAGTTTTTGAATCCATGATTAAGAGAAACCAGAAGCCAAATGAAGCGGTTTATAATGTCATTATACATGGTCATTGCAGAGATGGAAATGTTCATAAGGCACATAAACTCTACAAGGAAatggttgattttggtttcatTCCTCATACTGTGACCATCATTGCTCTGGTTAAGGCACTTTACAGTGAAGGGATGGACGAGCAGTTGAATCTAGTTATAAGGGACATATTGAGAAGCTGCAAGCTTTCAGATGCAGAGCTTTCTAAAGCACTTGTTCAGATCAACCATAAAGAAGGGAACATAGATGCAGTTTTTAATTTGCTTACTGAAATGGCCAAGGATGGCTTTCTTCCAAGCGGTGCAGCTCCTGCCAATGCTGGCCAGTAG